TCTTCAGCGTCATTTCCACTGCACTCACAGCATTTATTACATCAAACTGGTCTGCATATCCAAGATGGGCGATTCTAAATATCTTTCCCTTAAGGCTGTCCTGTCCGCCTGCGATTGTCATCCTGTGCTGGTTACGTAATGTTTTTACTATGTCTCCTCCACTTACACCTTCCGGAGCATAGACTGCTGTTAAGGCATCGCTTGGGCTTTCAGGTGCAAGGAGTTTAAGCCCCAATGCTTTCATTGCCTCACGCGTTGCATGGGCAAGCTTAGCATGTCTTGCGAATACATTTTGCAGCCCTTCTTTCTTTATCTTCTCAATCACTGTATGCAATCCCATTATAAGGGATACTGCAGGTGTATATGCTGTCTGGTTCTCAAGATGATTCTTCCGTTCCTTCTTCATGTCAAAGTAAAATTTAGGAAGTTTCGAAGTTTCATTTAATTTCCATGCTTTGTCGCTCATTGTTATGAAAGCAAGTCCCGGAGGAAGCATGAATGCCTTCTGTGAACCGGAAACAACGATATCAAGACCCCACTCATCTGTTTTAATATCAAAAACGCCGAGCCCTGTGATTGCGTCAACTATGCAGATTGTATTGAGCTTTTTTGCAACAATCTTTCCTATTGTCTCAACATCATGTCTTACGCCCGTTGAAGTTTCCGAAGCCTGGACGCAGACCGCCTTTATGTCAGGTTCTTTCTGAAGATGTTCTTCGACTACCTTAGGATCAACTGCTTTTCCCCATTCAACATTTATAATGGTGGTGTTTACGCCGTAGGCTTTGCAAATGTTCCCCCACCTTTCACCGAACTTTCCTCCATTTATTATAAGTGCTTTGTCGCCTGCTGAAAGTGTGTTCACTATTGCAGATTCCATTGCACCTGTTCCGGAAGATGCGAGACATAAGACTTCGTTCTTTGTCTGAAAAATATATTTAAGGCCTTCGCGAACCTGACTAAAAAGCTCAACAAAGGCAGGTGCCCTGTGATGTATTATTGGCTCTGCCATTTTCAAAAGGACATCTGGCGGAACTTGAGTAGGTCCGGGAGCCAGCAGATAATCTTTGATAACCATAACGCCTTTTACCTCCATCGATTAGTGAGTTTAGAACAAATATAAATTACCGGGGTCGGTTTCTCCCCCAAAATGTGGTTGGAAATTAGCAAAGGGGTAGCTTTGTGTCAAGGGAAAACAGGTTTTTTTTGACTTTAAAAGATATTGTTTTTTCTGGCAGATAGAGCTTGACAAAGAAATTTTCATTTGTTAAGAAACACGCCATTTTTAAGCTGTCTCGGGGGAACAATGTCTTTTTTTAAAAGCAAAGCTTTATATGTGTCTTTAGCCGGTCTGCTATTACTTTTTACAGTATTTGTTGTTTTTAATACTGCTATTGAAGGAATTGTATTATTAATTGGCGGATTCATAGGAATTCTGAATATTAACCTGCTGACAAGGTGTATAGGAAACATAACAGGAAATAATATTCCGGGAAAAGGTAAAGCCCGTGTTTTCGTTGTTTCTGCTTTAAGGTTTGTGCTGGCAGGACTATTTCTTTTTGCGGCAGCAGGTATATCAAAATGGTGTATTATTACCGGATTTGTCGGGTATCTTTTCCCGACTTTTGTCATGATACTTTTCCCGCTTGGTAGCATTGAGGCAGCGGCAGAAGTTTGCGAAGGAAGGTAAAAAGTTATGTTAAAAATAGATTTCACTCTTTTTATTCTGGCCATCAACTTTGTAATACTCATGATAATACTCAACAAGAAACTTTTCCTTCCACTTGTGAGGATTATGGATGAGCGGGACAGCGACATTAAAGGGGCTTTTAGCAAGGCGGCGAAATTTAATGATGAAGCAGCCGGGAAAAATGAGT
The sequence above is drawn from the Candidatus Schekmanbacteria bacterium genome and encodes:
- a CDS encoding alanine--glyoxylate aminotransferase family protein, with the translated sequence MVIKDYLLAPGPTQVPPDVLLKMAEPIIHHRAPAFVELFSQVREGLKYIFQTKNEVLCLASSGTGAMESAIVNTLSAGDKALIINGGKFGERWGNICKAYGVNTTIINVEWGKAVDPKVVEEHLQKEPDIKAVCVQASETSTGVRHDVETIGKIVAKKLNTICIVDAITGLGVFDIKTDEWGLDIVVSGSQKAFMLPPGLAFITMSDKAWKLNETSKLPKFYFDMKKERKNHLENQTAYTPAVSLIMGLHTVIEKIKKEGLQNVFARHAKLAHATREAMKALGLKLLAPESPSDALTAVYAPEGVSGGDIVKTLRNQHRMTIAGGQDSLKGKIFRIAHLGYADQFDVINAVSAVEMTLKKLGYPVELGKGVKRALEILGN